From one Rhodamnia argentea isolate NSW1041297 chromosome 1, ASM2092103v1, whole genome shotgun sequence genomic stretch:
- the LOC115728225 gene encoding DNA-directed RNA polymerase V subunit 7-like: MFLKVQLPWNVIISAENLDAKGLMLQRSIIIRLLDDFACKKATKDLGYFLAVTTLESIGEGKVRQHSGDVLFPVVFSGITFKLFRGEILDGVVHKVLKHGVFLRCGPVENVYLSNLKMAEYKYVPGENPVFLNEKLSKIGKDVTVRVMVIGTKWLEVERDFQALVSVEGDFLGPIS, encoded by the coding sequence CTGAAGGTGCAGCTCCCGTGGAATGTGATCATTTCGGCAGAAAACCTGGATGCGAAGGGACTCATGCTGCAAAGGTCCATTATAATACGCCTCCTGGACGACTTTGCATGTAAGAAGGCAACGAAGGACCTGGGTTATTTCCTGGCTGTGACGACACTGGAAAGCATTGGCGAAGGGAAAGTGAGACAACATTCTGGAGACGTCCTTTTTCCTGTGGTCTTCAGTGGCATCACCTTCAAGCTTTTCCGGGGAGAAATCCTGGACGGAGTCGTGCACAAGGTCCTCAAGCACGGGGTCTTCTTGAGATGCGGGCCTGTCGAGAACGTCTACCTCTCGAACTTGAAGATGGCGGAATACAAGTATGTGCCTGGGGAGAATCCTGTCTTCCTGAACGAGAAGCTTTCCAAGATCGGGAAAGATGTGACGGTTAGAGTCATGGTGATTGGGACAAAGTGGCTGGAGGTCGAGAGGGATTTTCAGGCACTGGTCAGCGTGGAGGGTGATTTCTTAGGACCCATTTCGTAA